The segment CACAGGAAATTATGATGGGTGCCGGAACCCTGTACGTCGTCGCGACGCCGCTGGGGAACCTCGAGGACATCACGTTCCGGGCGGTGCGGATCCTGCGCGAGGTGCCGCTCATCGCGTGCGAGGACACGCGCCGGACGGTGAAGCTCCTCAACCGGTACGAGATCCGCACGCCGATGACGGTGTTCCACGACTACAACAAGGCGCGCGCCGGTGCGGGGATCCTGCGCCGCCTCCGGGAGGGGGAGAGCGTCGCGCTGGTGTCCGACGCCGGGACGCCGGGCATCTCGGACCCGGGGTACGAGCTGGTCCGAGACGCCGTCTCCGCCGGGATCCCGATCGAGGTGATCCCGGGACCTTCCGCCCTCGTGTCCGCTCTCGTGATCTCGGGCCTGCCCACCGACCACTTCGTGTTCGAGGGGTTCCTCCCCAACCGAAAGGAGCGCCGCCGCAAGGCGCTGCACGCGCTGTCCGGCGAGACCCGGACGATGATCTTCTACGAATCCCCCCAGCGTGTGGCCGCGTTCCTGGCCGACGCGGTGGAGGCGTTCGGGGAGCGCCGCGCCTGCGTCGTCCGCGAGCTGACGAAGATCCACGAGGAGATCCTGCGCGGGTCGCTCCCGGAGCTCGCCCGGGAGATCTCCGGCAGGGAGAGCGTCCTCGGGGAGATCACGGTGGTGGTGGGCGGAGCGCCGAAGACGATCGAGCTGTCCGTCGAGGACATCGTCCGCGCCGCGCTGGAGGACGCCTCCGGCTCCTCGCGGGACCTCGCCCGGGAGATCGCGGAGAGGACCGGCGTGTCGCGGAAGGAAATCTACGAGGAGATCCTGCGGCAGCGGAAATGAGACGGGGCGGCCACGCGGCCGCCCCGTGCCCTGCGGGATCGCGTCAGACGGCGACGAGCAGCGAGTCGGTGACGTGCGTGACGAGGGAGTGGAACTTCTCCTTCGCCTTCCGGAACGCCGGGTCGGCCAGCACCTTCTCGAGGGCGGCGAGCGATTCGAAGTCGACCTGCACCACGCGCTGCGGCGAGGAGCCGCCCAGCATGCTCTTGTACTTCCGGACCGCCTTCACGCCGCGGTACCTGCTCCAGATGTTCTTTCCCTGCCCCTTGACGTACTTCTCGTATTCGGAGTTCTTGCCCGGCAGGATGTCGAACCGGTACTCGAAGGTGATCATCGTCGCGCCTCCTTGGAATGTTGGTCCTTCTTACGGGATACGCTAACAAACCGCCCCGGCACCGTCAATCGACCCGCAGGACCACCTTCCCGAACTGGCGCTTCTCCTCGAGGGACCGGACCGCGTCGCCCGCGCGGGAAAGCGGGAAGACCGAGTCGACGACCGGCCGGATCAAGCCGTCGCGGAAGACGGAGAGCATCGCGGCGAACTCCGCGTGGGTCCCCATCGTGGAGCCGTGGACGGTCAGCTGATTCCAGAAGATCCGCGCGATGTCCGTTTCCGGGTTCGGGCCGGTGGTGGCGCCGCAGGTGAGCAGGCGGCCCCCCTTGGCCGCCGCGGCGATCGACCGCTTCCAGGTGGCCTTCCCCACCGAATCGAGGACGACGTCCACCCCCCGCTTGTCCGTAAGCGCACGGATCTCCCGGGCGAAATCGGTCTTCGCGTGGTCGATCCCGGCGTGCGCCCCCAGCGCCTTCGCCCGCGCCAGCTTCTCCGCGCTGCCGGAGGTGACGAACACCGTCATCCCGAGAAGCTTCGCGATCTGAAGCGCGGCGACGGCGACGCCGCCCCCGATCCCGATGATCAGGAGCGACTCGCCCGGACGGACGCGCGCCTTGGTGACGAGCATCCGCCAGGCGGTTAGGAACGTGAGGGGGAAGGCGGCCGATTCCTCCCAGGAAAGCGCCGCAGGCTTCGGGTAGGCGTTGACCGCCGGGGCGACGACGTATTCGGCGAACGTGCCGGCGACGTGCTCCCCGAGGAGGTGGAAGGTCACGCACAGGGAATGCTCCCCCGCCATGCAGAATTCGCACTCGCCGCAGTTGATGCCGGGGTTCAAGACCACCTCGTCCCCGGGCCGCACGCGGGTGACTCCGGGGCCCACCGATTCCACGACCCCCGCGCCGTCGGACCCCATCACGTGCGGCAGCGCGACCGGGATGCCCGGGATGCCGTTGCGGACGAAGATGTCCAGGTGGTTCAGCGCCCCCGCCCGGATCCGGACGCGCACCCGCCCCGGGCCGGGGACCGGGTCGGGAAGGTCGCCGTACTCGATCGTGTCCGGTCCGCCATGTCTGCGGAAAAAAGCCGCTTTCATGCCTCGGGGGAATCCTTTTTCCGGGCCCGCCGGTAGACGATCTCGGGGGGGATGTCCGACGCGTCGATCATCGTCCCCTGCTTCTTCTTCGCGGCGATGACGCCCACGAGGTCCCGCAGCTCGCGGACGTTCCCCGGCCACGCGTACGATTCGAGGATCTCGAGGGCCGCGGAGGTGAACCCCCGGAGGGCTTTCTTCCGCTCCCGGTTCGCCTCTTCCAGGAAGTGGTGCAGCAGCAGCGGCACGTCCCCGCTCCGCTCCCGCAGCGGCGGGATCCGTATCGAGCCCGCTTCGAGCTTCTTCGCCAGCGTGGCGGGCATGTTCCGGGCGTTCGGGATTCCCGCGAGGGGCACCGGGGACGAAGCGACGAACCGGACGTCGGGCGCCCCGTCCCCGCCGTCCGCCGCGGGGGGCGCCCCGAGGGAGCGGTCCAGCCGATCGAGGACCGCGGAGGGCGCCTCCCCGAGGTCGGACAGGTACAGCGTGCCGCGGTTGGCGAGTTCCATCTTCCCGGGCCGGGGCACCGCGTGCCGCTCGCCGTCGGCCGGATCCTGTCCGAACAGGTCCGCCTCCAGCCGGTCCTCGGGAACGTCGGCGCAGTAGACCGGCACGAACAGCCCCGCCGAACGGTTGCTGGAGAAGTGGACGAACCGGGCGAAGAAGTTCCGGCCGCTCCCGCGCTCCCCGACCAGCAGCACCGGGTCGTCGGTGTTCGCCATCCCCTGGAGAGCGAGGAGAAGCCGTTCGATCGGCTCGCTGTCCCCCACCACGGACTGGACCTGGTGCCGGCCCCGGATCTCCGATTTGAGGAACTGGTTTTCCCGGAGCAGCCGACGCTGCTCGAACGCCTTCTCGGCGAGGTTCACCACGTCGTCCGCCCGGAGCGGCTTCACGAGGTAGTGGAACGCCCCGCTGCGCATCGCCTCGATCGCGGTGTCGGCGGTCGCGTACCCCGTCATCAGGATCACCTCGACGTCCGGGTGGATCTCCTTGGACGCCCGAAGGAGGTCGAGCCCGCTCTCCCCGGGCATCATGAGGTCGGTGAGGATCAGGTCGAACTGCCCGCTCTCCAGCTTCTCGATCCCTTCCGTCCCGGACCGCGCCTCGGTCACGGTCCACCCCTTGTCCTGGAGGATCGTCGAGAGGAGGGTGACGATCGCCGGTTCGTCGTCGACCACGAGGACCCTCTTCAGCCGGTTCGTCATGCGACGTTCCTCACGGTTTTCTCCTTCGGACGGCCCAGAGGACGGCTCCCGCGCCGGCCAGGAGGATGATGACCAGGGACGCCACTTCGAGGCCCCTGTACCGGGAGCGGCTCATGCGCTCGGCCGCCGCACGGTTCTCGAACGTTCCCGCCGTTCCGTTGTCGGTCGCCGCCGCGGACGGTATTGCGATGAGGAGGGCGAAACCGAGGAGGAGAGCGGCCAAGACGCCTGCCGTCCCTTTCGCGAGGCGGAATTTCCCGCGACCGTTCGGGATCCAGCGGTCCATCGGACGATTTATACCACGAATCGCAGGCCGGCGCCGCAGGAGGCGCACCGGGCGCCGGAGAGCCCGACCGCCTCGGAGCGGTACCCGGCCCGGCGGACCGCCACCGCCCCGCAACCGGGGCAGACGGTGTCCTCCCCCCCCGGCATGGAGATGTTCCCGACGTAGACGTACGGAAGACGCTCCCTCGCGGCGCGCCACGCCGATTCGACGCGGGCGGGCGGGGTGGGGGGGGCGGTCGCGCGATGCTGGGGGAAGTAGCGGGAGAAGTGGAGCGGGATCTCCGGGTCCGTGTCCGCGACGAAGTCGATCACCCGGCGGACCGCTTCGTCGGAGTCGTTGCGTCCCGTGTACAGGAGGTTGGTGACCTCGACATGGGTCGCCTTCGCGGCGGTGCGGATCGTCTCCAGCACCGGCGCAAGCTCCCCTCCGCACACCTTCCGGTAGAAGGCCGGGTCCATCGATTTCAGGTCGACGTTCATCGCGTCCACGAACGGCAGCAGCTCCTCCAGCGGTTCCGGGAGGACGTACCCGTTCGTCACCAGGACGTTCTTCATGCCGGCCGCCCGGAACGCCTTCGAGCAGTCGAGGACGAACTCGAACTGGATCAGCGGTTCGTTGTAGGTGTAGGCGATCCCGACCGATCCTCCCCTTCGGGCCGCCGCGACCAGCTCCGCGATCCGCACGTCCGCGAGCGGCGCCCGGCGCAGGACCAGTTGCCAGTTCTGGCAGAATTCGCACCGGAAGTTGCACCCGACGGACCCGATGGAGAGGATGGAGGCGCCGGGGTGGAAATGGAAGAGCGGCTTCTTCTCGATCGGATCGATCGCGACGGAGGCCGCCTTTCCGTAGGTGGCGGCGACGAGCGCACCGTCCCGGTTCTCCCGCACTCCGCAGATGCCGGCCTTGCCGGCGGCGATCCGGCACCGGTGGGGGCACAGCCCGCACCGTACCGCGTCTTCCTCCGGGCGCCAGTACGAGGCGCCCCGTGCTTCAGTACCGGATGTCGAAGTCATGGAAGATCTCCCCCGGCGGCCGCCAGGAAACCTCGATCCCGGTCACGTGCGCTCCCGGCGGCCCGGTCCGCATGAAATCCACGACCGCCAGGACGGCCGCGCGGTCCCCCTGCACCACCGCCTCGACCCGCCGGTCCGGAAGGTTCCGCACCCAGCCGCGCGCGCCGGCCTCCCGCGCGAACCGCACGGTGGCCCCGCGGAACCAGACCCCCTGCACGCGCCCCGACACGACGACGTGGGCCTCGGCGGGGCCCGTCATCCGCCCGGTTCCTTCCGTCCGAACATCGCGAGAAACTCCGGCTCGGTGAGCACGGGGATCCCCAGCTCCCTGGCCTTCGCCAGCTTGCCGCCCGGATCCTCTCCCGCGACCAGGAAATCCACCTTCCGGCTCATCCCGGCGGCGATGTTCCCCCCCTCCTTCCGCACCATCTCCCGGGCGCGGCCGCGGGGGACCGAGAGCGTCCCCGTGAAGAGAAACGTCTTTCCCGAGGTTTTGCCGGCCGGCGCCTCCGGCGGAAGGGGGGTGACCTCCCGGAGGAGCCGGTCGACCGCCT is part of the Deltaproteobacteria bacterium genome and harbors:
- the rsmI gene encoding 16S rRNA (cytidine(1402)-2'-O)-methyltransferase, with amino-acid sequence MGAGTLYVVATPLGNLEDITFRAVRILREVPLIACEDTRRTVKLLNRYEIRTPMTVFHDYNKARAGAGILRRLREGESVALVSDAGTPGISDPGYELVRDAVSAGIPIEVIPGPSALVSALVISGLPTDHFVFEGFLPNRKERRRKALHALSGETRTMIFYESPQRVAAFLADAVEAFGERRACVVRELTKIHEEILRGSLPELAREISGRESVLGEITVVVGGAPKTIELSVEDIVRAALEDASGSSRDLAREIAERTGVSRKEIYEEILRQRK
- a CDS encoding zinc-binding dehydrogenase — translated: MKAAFFRRHGGPDTIEYGDLPDPVPGPGRVRVRIRAGALNHLDIFVRNGIPGIPVALPHVMGSDGAGVVESVGPGVTRVRPGDEVVLNPGINCGECEFCMAGEHSLCVTFHLLGEHVAGTFAEYVVAPAVNAYPKPAALSWEESAAFPLTFLTAWRMLVTKARVRPGESLLIIGIGGGVAVAALQIAKLLGMTVFVTSGSAEKLARAKALGAHAGIDHAKTDFAREIRALTDKRGVDVVLDSVGKATWKRSIAAAAKGGRLLTCGATTGPNPETDIARIFWNQLTVHGSTMGTHAEFAAMLSVFRDGLIRPVVDSVFPLSRAGDAVRSLEEKRQFGKVVLRVD
- a CDS encoding sigma-54-dependent Fis family transcriptional regulator produces the protein MTNRLKRVLVVDDEPAIVTLLSTILQDKGWTVTEARSGTEGIEKLESGQFDLILTDLMMPGESGLDLLRASKEIHPDVEVILMTGYATADTAIEAMRSGAFHYLVKPLRADDVVNLAEKAFEQRRLLRENQFLKSEIRGRHQVQSVVGDSEPIERLLLALQGMANTDDPVLLVGERGSGRNFFARFVHFSSNRSAGLFVPVYCADVPEDRLEADLFGQDPADGERHAVPRPGKMELANRGTLYLSDLGEAPSAVLDRLDRSLGAPPAADGGDGAPDVRFVASSPVPLAGIPNARNMPATLAKKLEAGSIRIPPLRERSGDVPLLLHHFLEEANRERKKALRGFTSAALEILESYAWPGNVRELRDLVGVIAAKKKQGTMIDASDIPPEIVYRRARKKDSPEA
- the amrS gene encoding AmmeMemoRadiSam system radical SAM enzyme translates to MTSTSGTEARGASYWRPEEDAVRCGLCPHRCRIAAGKAGICGVRENRDGALVAATYGKAASVAIDPIEKKPLFHFHPGASILSIGSVGCNFRCEFCQNWQLVLRRAPLADVRIAELVAAARRGGSVGIAYTYNEPLIQFEFVLDCSKAFRAAGMKNVLVTNGYVLPEPLEELLPFVDAMNVDLKSMDPAFYRKVCGGELAPVLETIRTAAKATHVEVTNLLYTGRNDSDEAVRRVIDFVADTDPEIPLHFSRYFPQHRATAPPTPPARVESAWRAARERLPYVYVGNISMPGGEDTVCPGCGAVAVRRAGYRSEAVGLSGARCASCGAGLRFVV
- a CDS encoding acylphosphatase: MTGPAEAHVVVSGRVQGVWFRGATVRFAREAGARGWVRNLPDRRVEAVVQGDRAAVLAVVDFMRTGPPGAHVTGIEVSWRPPGEIFHDFDIRY